Proteins co-encoded in one Coxiella burnetii genomic window:
- a CDS encoding DUF4351 domain-containing protein, producing the protein MAVAHQAKDTAWKEILEAYFQKFIEFCLTDLYQLIAWEKSWESLDKELLAITKDSITGKRILDKLFRVYFKSGEEQWVLVHLEVQGERESGFAERMLIYGYRIYDRYQKPVVSCAILTDRNPNWRPNHYETEVAGSRLRIDFRVVKLLDYAKQEVELESSPNPFASVILSYLAALKVKRSPEAIRLQTKLSLTKRLYRKGYTKEQIIRLYVFVDWMIHLSEPLEIEYRETLYHWEKEKKMPYISTIERFGIQKGIQQGLEQGIQQGIQQGLQKGLQQGLQRGLQKGRREGEYTLLLQLLQRKFPDLSTTYREKLDQADAETLLKWGERLLDAKTLEEIFNE; encoded by the coding sequence ATGGCAGTCGCCCACCAAGCAAAGGACACCGCATGGAAAGAAATCCTGGAGGCTTATTTTCAAAAATTTATTGAGTTTTGTTTGACGGATTTATATCAACTCATTGCGTGGGAGAAATCTTGGGAAAGCCTAGACAAAGAACTCTTAGCAATCACAAAAGACAGTATCACCGGGAAACGTATTTTAGACAAATTGTTTCGGGTGTATTTTAAATCTGGAGAAGAGCAGTGGGTGCTAGTTCATCTGGAGGTTCAAGGAGAGCGGGAAAGTGGCTTTGCAGAGCGAATGCTGATCTATGGATATCGGATTTATGATCGCTATCAAAAGCCGGTAGTAAGCTGTGCGATTTTAACCGATCGAAACCCAAATTGGCGACCCAATCATTATGAAACTGAAGTAGCGGGATCGCGCTTGAGGATCGACTTTCGGGTGGTCAAGCTGTTGGATTATGCCAAACAAGAGGTTGAACTGGAATCGTCACCCAATCCTTTTGCTAGTGTGATCTTGAGTTACTTAGCAGCACTGAAGGTTAAGCGAAGCCCCGAAGCGATCCGTTTACAGACAAAGCTTTCGTTAACCAAACGTTTGTATCGTAAGGGTTATACAAAAGAGCAGATCATTCGGCTGTATGTGTTCGTTGATTGGATGATTCACTTATCGGAGCCACTTGAGATAGAATATCGAGAAACGCTTTATCACTGGGAAAAGGAGAAAAAGATGCCTTACATCAGTACCATCGAACGGTTTGGAATTCAAAAGGGAATTCAGCAAGGACTTGAGCAAGGAATTCAACAAGGAATTCAACAAGGATTACAAAAAGGATTGCAACAAGGACTTCAGCGCGGTTTGCAAAAGGGTAGGCGGGAAGGCGAATACACGTTATTGTTGCAATTACTTCAGCGTAAGTTTCCCGATTTATCGACAACTTATCGGGAGAAACTTGATCAGGCTGATGCTGAGACTCTCTTAAAATGGGGGGAGCGACTTCTCGATGCCAAAACACTGGAAGAAATATTTAATGAATAA
- the trpR gene encoding trp operon repressor, which produces MTLFFSHCLIPKRLVYGECKVPLKSEGWRGFLTLCQKAETVDQLDELFGLLFTLEEKEQLALRVELVRALLRGEKPQREIAHDLNISIAKITRGSNALKTTSDKIKSFIKKYLP; this is translated from the coding sequence TTGACTTTATTTTTTTCGCATTGTCTAATTCCAAAGAGACTCGTTTACGGAGAATGTAAAGTGCCTCTTAAATCGGAGGGTTGGCGGGGTTTTTTAACGCTGTGTCAGAAAGCTGAAACGGTGGATCAGCTAGACGAATTGTTCGGTTTATTGTTTACCTTAGAAGAGAAAGAACAGTTGGCGCTGCGAGTTGAGTTAGTGCGGGCTTTGCTCAGGGGCGAAAAACCTCAACGTGAAATTGCTCATGATCTTAACATTAGCATTGCAAAGATTACCCGCGGATCGAATGCGTTGAAAACAACTAGCGATAAAATTAAATCTTTTATAAAAAAATATCTGCCTTAG
- a CDS encoding MFS transporter — MASCAQSYCVFRCSAGAVNFVHRKKQTAGGEQALIYLKRPQGLSQSLKLLFKNSQMWYIAFYSACVYASIVVLGAILGTDYLEARGLTQRLAADMVSLAWFGFAVACPLLGAFSDIARRRKPTLIFCSLLGLLSTAIITYVPIHEHWIYGFLFFLIGMAASGQNIGFAIISEHSSLTTRASGLGLNNAMIILLGAIVPPLISLFIDVSHGAHLTASDFIIGFSFLPALSVISFFIAAFLIKETYGKPQREPIVLKTE; from the coding sequence TTGGCGTCTTGTGCTCAGTCTTATTGCGTCTTTCGGTGTTCTGCTGGCGCTGTTAATTTTGTTCATCGTAAGAAACAAACCGCGGGGGGGGAACAAGCATTGATCTACTTAAAAAGACCACAAGGACTATCTCAATCATTAAAATTATTATTTAAAAATTCCCAGATGTGGTACATCGCATTCTATTCAGCTTGTGTTTATGCTTCCATCGTGGTTTTAGGCGCCATCTTGGGAACCGATTATCTGGAAGCCAGAGGCCTTACTCAACGGCTCGCCGCGGATATGGTTTCTCTTGCTTGGTTTGGCTTTGCAGTGGCTTGTCCTTTATTAGGCGCTTTTTCAGATATTGCTAGGCGTCGAAAACCCACTCTTATTTTTTGCAGTTTGCTTGGATTGCTATCGACCGCGATTATTACTTATGTTCCCATCCACGAACATTGGATCTACGGATTTTTGTTTTTTCTAATAGGGATGGCTGCTTCAGGACAAAACATTGGGTTTGCCATTATTTCAGAACACTCCTCATTAACCACTCGTGCATCCGGATTAGGATTAAACAACGCCATGATTATTTTATTAGGCGCTATCGTACCGCCGTTAATTAGTCTTTTTATCGACGTTTCTCACGGTGCTCACCTGACAGCCAGTGATTTTATTATCGGCTTTAGCTTTCTGCCTGCGCTTAGTGTGATTTCTTTCTTCATCGCGGCTTTTCTCATAAAAGAAACTTATGGCAAACCGCAAAGGGAGCCGATTGTGTTAAAAACTGAGTAG
- a CDS encoding MFS transporter: MQIPVGVLADKFGVKLIMIFAVLVCVVATWLFAQSTGFGFAFFSRFLMGFGSSFAFICLLVIAVTWFPRRYFGFFAGTSQFIGTMGPLLAGRPLVFFLSKTHGNWRLVLSLIASFGVLLALLILFIVRNKPRGGNKH, encoded by the coding sequence ATGCAAATTCCTGTCGGTGTTTTGGCGGATAAATTCGGCGTTAAACTTATTATGATTTTTGCTGTTTTAGTGTGTGTCGTCGCCACCTGGCTATTTGCGCAATCCACCGGATTTGGATTTGCTTTTTTTAGTCGCTTTTTAATGGGATTTGGTTCTTCTTTTGCTTTTATTTGTCTGCTTGTCATTGCGGTAACCTGGTTTCCCCGACGTTATTTTGGTTTTTTCGCAGGAACTTCCCAATTTATCGGCACTATGGGGCCTCTGCTCGCCGGTAGGCCATTGGTTTTTTTTCTCTCAAAGACGCACGGCAATTGGCGTCTTGTGCTCAGTCTTATTGCGTCTTTCGGTGTTCTGCTGGCGCTGTTAATTTTGTTCATCGTAAGAAACAAACCGCGGGGGGGGAACAAGCATTGA
- a CDS encoding succinylglutamate desuccinylase/aspartoacylase family protein: MYRPSNGAFKSHYLPQIYVNFENEKAKELAKAFGAPVISDTPIEKGSLRSLTEKKNIPLLVYEAGEAMRFDEHAIKVGIKGILNVMRNLNLLPEPSRRYLPKTTNSFFTKGNIWVRASTSGMSYSKFKLGQRVSKGEILCTIKDPFGAGESATITSPQEGVIVGKNNLPLVHEGETLFQIAVFPEMEKAATHLKNWKEQSIEQLEEFE; the protein is encoded by the coding sequence TTGTATCGACCTTCAAACGGGGCTTTTAAATCACACTATTTACCGCAAATTTACGTTAACTTTGAAAATGAAAAAGCAAAAGAATTAGCAAAAGCATTCGGTGCCCCAGTGATTTCCGATACACCAATTGAAAAGGGTTCATTACGATCGCTAACGGAAAAGAAAAATATTCCCCTTTTGGTTTATGAGGCGGGTGAAGCTATGCGCTTTGACGAGCACGCGATTAAAGTGGGCATTAAGGGTATTTTGAACGTAATGCGAAATTTAAACCTGTTGCCAGAACCAAGCCGCCGTTATCTCCCAAAAACCACTAATTCTTTTTTTACTAAAGGCAATATTTGGGTTCGCGCGTCTACCAGCGGAATGAGTTATTCTAAATTTAAATTAGGGCAACGCGTTTCAAAGGGCGAAATATTATGTACAATTAAAGATCCCTTTGGCGCTGGTGAAAGTGCGACAATAACCAGCCCGCAAGAAGGTGTTATTGTAGGTAAAAATAATTTACCGCTGGTTCATGAGGGAGAAACCTTATTCCAAATTGCCGTCTTCCCCGAAATGGAAAAAGCGGCGACTCACCTTAAAAACTGGAAAGAACAAAGTATTGAGCAATTGGAAGAATTTGAATAA
- a CDS encoding succinylglutamate desuccinylase/aspartoacylase family protein, which yields MKNSPLKICNETIHPGERVSLALPLPELFSCAPMYMPIKVIRGKEKGPCLLILAAMRGNQLNGTEIINRLLDHTILKRLQGTLIAIPVMNVYGLINRSHYLPGGIELDRNFPGSKTGSHAARLADLFTKEILDKADYCIDLQTGLLNHTIYRKFTLTLKMKKQKN from the coding sequence ATGAAAAATTCCCCACTTAAAATCTGTAACGAAACTATTCATCCTGGGGAGCGGGTTTCCCTTGCATTACCTTTACCGGAATTATTTAGTTGTGCGCCCATGTATATGCCAATTAAAGTGATTCGGGGAAAAGAAAAAGGGCCCTGTCTTCTCATTCTAGCAGCCATGCGAGGCAATCAGCTAAATGGCACTGAAATTATAAATCGTTTATTAGATCATACTATTCTCAAACGGTTGCAAGGAACACTGATTGCCATTCCAGTGATGAATGTCTACGGTCTCATTAACCGCTCACATTATTTACCCGGCGGAATTGAATTAGATCGTAATTTTCCGGGATCAAAGACCGGTTCACACGCTGCTCGACTCGCCGATCTTTTTACAAAAGAGATACTCGATAAAGCAGACTATTGTATCGACCTTCAAACGGGGCTTTTAAATCACACTATTTACCGCAAATTTACGTTAACTTTGAAAATGAAAAAGCAAAAGAATTAG
- a CDS encoding CBU_0513 family Dot/Icm type IV secretion system effector, whose protein sequence is MEITLSAIKADVGSIGGHTQPSIEMLQAVQQSLQKNIDSGLLIDGLVTFTGDDIAIICSHQQGLNNEDVHVGFAWQAFLAATEVAKEQGNYGAGQDLLVDAPSGNVRGAGPGVAEIEFTLNPKSNYRPAESFMIFAGDKCAPGAFNLPLYLVFCDPMHNGGILLNPKIHLGWVFTVIDMDYKGEDEDRIIQLSVPERSWDVAALLQNPDRYAVESIRSRYKPEEQVVSVSATRLHNIAGKYTGKDDPIAIIRSQGIFPAPEEIIEPYSTINQIISGDARGSHNMPQLPVPINTPVTGPYCHPLISALGFSMNKQGKFAGRYVDFFAGSAWDYARYVSQRRAAEIRRQGFMGIAMAQEAEIAYTGLVDTWKKLDDEFELRKNG, encoded by the coding sequence ATGGAAATCACCTTAAGCGCTATTAAAGCCGATGTGGGCAGTATCGGCGGTCACACCCAACCTAGCATTGAAATGCTACAGGCTGTTCAGCAATCCCTTCAAAAGAATATCGACTCCGGATTATTGATCGATGGATTGGTAACTTTCACTGGCGATGATATTGCGATTATTTGTTCACATCAACAGGGTTTAAATAATGAAGACGTTCATGTCGGTTTTGCGTGGCAAGCTTTTCTTGCAGCAACTGAAGTGGCGAAAGAGCAAGGCAATTACGGCGCTGGCCAGGATTTACTCGTGGATGCGCCTTCTGGCAATGTTCGAGGCGCTGGACCTGGTGTTGCTGAAATTGAATTTACCCTTAATCCAAAATCCAATTACCGTCCGGCTGAATCCTTTATGATATTTGCAGGTGATAAGTGCGCACCCGGCGCATTTAATCTTCCTCTTTATTTAGTTTTTTGTGATCCGATGCATAATGGGGGAATTTTATTAAATCCAAAAATACATTTAGGCTGGGTGTTTACGGTGATTGATATGGATTACAAAGGGGAAGACGAAGATCGTATTATTCAGCTTTCTGTTCCCGAACGCTCCTGGGACGTTGCCGCGTTGTTGCAAAATCCCGATCGGTATGCGGTTGAATCCATTCGCTCACGTTATAAACCTGAAGAACAAGTGGTTTCTGTTTCTGCCACGCGATTGCATAACATTGCAGGAAAATACACAGGCAAGGATGATCCAATTGCTATTATTCGCAGTCAAGGTATTTTTCCGGCACCTGAGGAAATTATTGAGCCGTATTCGACTATTAATCAAATTATCAGCGGCGATGCGCGCGGCTCTCATAACATGCCGCAATTACCGGTTCCTATTAATACGCCTGTTACTGGACCGTATTGTCATCCCCTAATTTCGGCACTTGGTTTTTCCATGAATAAGCAGGGTAAATTTGCTGGACGTTATGTGGATTTTTTTGCGGGTTCTGCTTGGGATTACGCGCGTTATGTTTCCCAGCGTCGAGCGGCCGAAATTAGGCGGCAAGGATTTATGGGCATCGCTATGGCGCAGGAAGCAGAAATTGCCTACACTGGATTAGTAGATACGTGGAAAAAACTGGATGACGAATTTGAATTGCGAAAAAATGGATAA
- a CDS encoding ceramidase domain-containing protein: MKNFKYLLFLLPIAVVTVFFIWYGPIPQDPAYHHFADQRVIAGIPNFFNVTSNIFFLLIGSYGLYFVFKQKTDSQTFLNPAEKIFYICFFAGLVFVGFGSAYYHLAPTNKTLVWDRLGISIAFMSLFSAMIAERINLRAGLWLLFPLIFVGISSVGYWIYSESIGQSDLRFYVAVQFLPLLSMPFILILFPRPYNKSTYIWLALISYTTGAFVEHHDHEIYRQLHETISGHTLKHLLDALSSYFILHYLKSREPSIFQSSRIK; encoded by the coding sequence ATGAAAAATTTTAAATACCTTCTTTTCCTTTTGCCCATTGCAGTCGTCACAGTTTTTTTTATTTGGTATGGTCCTATCCCCCAGGACCCGGCGTATCACCATTTTGCAGATCAAAGAGTAATTGCGGGAATTCCTAATTTTTTTAATGTAACGTCAAATATTTTTTTCCTTTTAATTGGCAGCTACGGTTTGTATTTTGTATTCAAACAAAAAACGGATTCCCAAACTTTTTTAAACCCTGCAGAAAAAATATTTTACATTTGCTTTTTTGCTGGACTTGTTTTTGTTGGTTTTGGCTCTGCTTATTATCATTTGGCACCGACAAATAAAACGTTAGTTTGGGATCGGCTGGGCATTAGCATTGCTTTTATGAGTTTATTTTCTGCTATGATTGCCGAAAGAATTAATTTGCGAGCCGGATTATGGCTGCTTTTCCCATTAATATTTGTGGGCATTAGCAGTGTCGGTTATTGGATTTATTCTGAATCTATCGGACAGAGTGATTTGCGATTTTATGTTGCCGTGCAATTTTTGCCATTGCTTTCAATGCCCTTCATATTAATTTTATTCCCTCGACCCTATAACAAATCAACCTATATTTGGCTTGCACTCATCAGTTATACAACGGGCGCTTTTGTCGAACATCACGATCATGAAATCTATCGCCAACTTCATGAAACGATCAGCGGACATACTTTAAAGCACCTGCTTGATGCACTAAGCAGCTATTTTATCCTTCATTATTTGAAATCACGCGAACCCAGTATTTTTCAGTCTTCAAGAATCAAATAG
- a CDS encoding MFS transporter: MRSTEESLKAEMNLGKPALASRYYAWVVLSLCALFLFYKYVLQVSPSVMTTELMRQFHLNGAGLGNLAASFLYPYLIAQLFVGPLLDRYNPRLLTAMAIALCGLGAIFFAHAQTLKIALLARALMGVGVSFATISYLKMTAIWFKPKLFAFVSGLLATGAMLGSMAGQAPLAWLVSEVGWQMSLYYCGLFGLVLALLFYACVKNKYPSNSSVSTEPTIKLRDIIQLLKLKHNWLLMFYSGLAFSPLAVLGGLWGTTFEQTLFHLNKPEAASLTSSLFLGLAVGAPVLGWLSSRFNKHFAIMWIGLILSLVGLLCALYLPVSIGLEGSSLFLFGFGTGAFMQGFTLGKVLNSVWLTASVVALINTGDALFGSFTEPLIGKFLDLSWQGKTVNGVRYFSIHDFHQAFAVLPLYLCAAFVFLFFLNKTPSPRLHGSGNCSPT; the protein is encoded by the coding sequence ATGAGATCGACAGAAGAAAGCTTAAAAGCTGAAATGAATTTAGGAAAGCCAGCACTAGCATCTCGCTATTACGCCTGGGTAGTTTTAAGTTTATGCGCTTTGTTTTTATTTTATAAATACGTTCTGCAAGTCTCACCCAGTGTGATGACAACTGAGTTGATGCGTCAATTTCATTTAAATGGCGCCGGTTTAGGAAATTTGGCCGCGTCATTCCTTTACCCCTATTTAATTGCCCAACTTTTCGTGGGTCCTTTGCTGGATCGTTATAATCCGCGCTTGCTCACGGCGATGGCCATTGCTTTATGTGGCTTGGGCGCTATTTTCTTTGCTCATGCTCAAACCTTAAAGATTGCTTTGTTGGCGCGAGCTTTAATGGGCGTTGGTGTTTCATTTGCAACGATTAGCTATTTAAAAATGACGGCGATTTGGTTTAAGCCAAAACTGTTTGCTTTTGTAAGCGGCTTGCTTGCGACTGGAGCTATGTTAGGTTCAATGGCGGGGCAAGCACCGTTGGCTTGGCTGGTTTCAGAAGTCGGCTGGCAGATGAGTTTATATTATTGTGGTCTGTTTGGTTTAGTATTGGCTCTGCTTTTTTATGCTTGTGTCAAAAATAAATATCCTTCGAATTCTTCTGTATCTACTGAACCCACCATAAAACTACGAGATATTATTCAACTTTTAAAACTGAAACACAATTGGTTATTAATGTTTTACAGCGGTTTAGCCTTTTCGCCATTAGCCGTATTGGGTGGTCTGTGGGGCACGACATTTGAACAGACATTATTTCATTTAAACAAGCCCGAAGCGGCCTCGTTAACCTCGAGTTTATTTTTAGGGTTAGCGGTGGGAGCGCCTGTTTTGGGGTGGTTATCCAGCCGCTTCAATAAACATTTTGCCATTATGTGGATTGGGTTAATACTCTCTTTGGTAGGATTACTCTGTGCGCTTTATTTACCGGTGTCGATTGGATTAGAAGGCAGCTCATTATTTCTATTTGGTTTTGGCACAGGCGCTTTTATGCAAGGATTTACGTTGGGAAAAGTCCTCAATTCTGTTTGGCTTACCGCCTCTGTGGTTGCCCTAATTAATACCGGTGATGCTTTATTCGGTTCTTTTACGGAACCTTTGATCGGAAAATTTCTTGATTTATCCTGGCAAGGCAAAACTGTCAACGGCGTTCGCTATTTCTCGATCCACGACTTTCACCAAGCATTTGCCGTATTGCCTTTGTATTTATGCGCCGCTTTTGTTTTTTTGTTTTTTTTAAATAAAACTCCGTCACCCCGCCTGCACGGAAGCGGAAATTGCTCACCGACTTAA
- a CDS encoding pyridoxal phosphate-dependent aminotransferase: protein MNDVLSVRAQQLEPSVTLAVSDLARELLNKGHDVISLSAGEPDFDTPDFIKQSAIKAIQEGFTKYTNVDGTPALKAAIVHKLKRDNHLNYEPSEILVSGGAKQSIYNVLMGTLNAGDEAIIPAPYWVSYPPMVQLAEAKPIIISATIDQNFKLTPGQLSQAITPQSRLLILNSPNNPSGVAYTESELKALADVLMEHPQILILSDEIYEYILWGQNRFVNILNVCPELRDRTIIINGASKAYAMTGWRIGYAAGPKSIIQAMKKIQSQSTSSPNSIAQVAATTALGAQRGDFAYMYEAYKTRHDLVLKALNQMKGVHCIPADGAFYLFPDVSAAIQQLGLEDDIKLGTYLLDKTKVAVVPGSAFGSPGHVRLSCATSTEKLQEALERLASVLDY, encoded by the coding sequence ATGAATGATGTCTTATCCGTCCGAGCGCAACAACTTGAACCCTCAGTAACATTGGCTGTCTCCGATCTCGCACGCGAGCTTTTAAACAAGGGCCATGACGTGATCAGTCTCAGCGCAGGTGAACCGGATTTTGACACCCCGGACTTTATCAAACAGTCCGCCATTAAAGCAATTCAAGAAGGCTTTACCAAATACACCAATGTAGACGGAACTCCTGCCCTAAAAGCGGCGATTGTCCATAAATTAAAGCGCGATAATCACTTAAACTACGAGCCTTCTGAAATACTGGTCAGCGGCGGAGCCAAACAATCGATCTATAACGTCCTGATGGGAACGCTAAATGCGGGGGACGAAGCCATCATTCCTGCCCCTTATTGGGTGAGCTATCCACCAATGGTACAACTGGCGGAAGCAAAACCCATTATTATCTCAGCGACCATTGACCAAAATTTTAAACTCACTCCCGGTCAGCTCTCTCAAGCGATTACTCCCCAATCGCGACTGCTGATTTTAAACAGTCCCAACAACCCTTCCGGAGTTGCTTATACTGAAAGTGAATTAAAAGCGTTGGCAGACGTTTTGATGGAGCATCCCCAAATTTTAATTCTTTCCGATGAAATTTATGAATATATTCTGTGGGGACAAAACCGTTTTGTAAATATCCTTAACGTTTGCCCGGAATTGCGCGATCGCACTATCATTATCAACGGCGCTTCCAAGGCTTATGCCATGACCGGATGGCGAATTGGTTATGCGGCTGGTCCTAAATCGATTATTCAAGCAATGAAAAAAATTCAATCTCAGAGTACTTCTTCTCCCAATTCGATTGCCCAAGTCGCTGCCACGACAGCACTCGGCGCTCAGCGCGGTGATTTTGCTTACATGTATGAGGCTTATAAAACACGCCACGATTTGGTGCTGAAAGCCCTTAATCAAATGAAAGGTGTTCACTGCATTCCCGCTGACGGCGCCTTTTACCTCTTCCCCGATGTTTCGGCTGCCATCCAACAGCTCGGATTAGAGGATGACATCAAACTCGGAACGTACTTATTGGATAAAACGAAAGTTGCCGTCGTCCCCGGAAGCGCCTTTGGCTCGCCCGGACACGTTCGCCTTTCTTGTGCAACCAGCACCGAAAAATTGCAAGAAGCCCTGGAGCGGTTAGCGTCGGTACTGGATTATTAG
- the uvrB gene encoding excinuclease ABC subunit UvrB codes for MSKAFKLTSKFKPSGDQPQAIEKLVAGLEDGLAYQTLLGVTGSGKTFTIANAIEKVQRPTLILEPNKTLAAQFYAEMREFFPENAVEYFVSYYDYYQPEAYVPSSDTYIEKDASINDHIEQMRLSATKAITERHDTIIIATVSAIYGLGDPDSYLKMLLHLTRGDQIDQRKILQRLAELQYTRNDLELRRATYRVNGDIIDIYPADSEREAVRVELFDDEVENLSYFDPLTGEMLRRVPRITVYPKTHYVTPREKLLSTLDQIKIELKERLSQLEKANKLVERQRLEQRTKFDMEMILELGYCSGIENYSRYLSGRNEGEPPPTLIDYLPKDALLIIDESHVTIPQLGGMYRGDRARKETLVEYGFRLPSALDNRPLRFDEFEKLAPQTIFISATPGPYEEKQSDQVVELLVRPTGLIDPEIEVRPVATQVDDLLSEIKKRAAQNERVLVTTLTKRMAEDLTEYFTEHNVRVRYLHSDIDTVERVEIIRDLRLGVFDVLVGINLLREGLDIPEVSLVAILDADKEGFLRSERSLIQTMGRAARNVHGKAILYADRITDSMKRAMEEAERRRIAQSAYNEKHHITPKSIQKAVTEIIEGARTYTERGRFVNQAQLIAEEEAKYIAMTPKQLAKELRKLEEQMYHHARNLEFEEAAAVRDKIQHIRKGLLEVKE; via the coding sequence ATGTCAAAAGCGTTTAAATTAACATCCAAATTCAAGCCCAGTGGGGATCAGCCGCAAGCAATAGAAAAATTGGTCGCCGGGTTGGAAGATGGCTTGGCTTATCAAACGCTTTTGGGGGTTACGGGATCAGGGAAAACCTTTACGATTGCGAATGCCATTGAAAAAGTTCAACGACCTACGTTAATTTTGGAACCGAATAAAACTTTAGCCGCGCAATTTTACGCTGAAATGCGTGAGTTTTTTCCTGAAAATGCGGTGGAATATTTTGTTTCTTATTATGATTATTATCAGCCCGAAGCCTATGTTCCGAGTTCAGACACTTATATCGAAAAAGACGCTTCCATTAACGACCACATTGAGCAAATGCGTTTATCGGCAACGAAAGCAATAACGGAACGCCATGATACAATTATTATCGCCACTGTTTCGGCCATTTACGGTTTAGGCGATCCAGATTCGTATTTGAAAATGTTATTGCATTTAACCCGCGGTGACCAAATTGATCAACGGAAAATTTTGCAGCGTTTGGCCGAGTTACAATACACCCGCAATGATCTTGAATTACGACGTGCCACCTACCGTGTGAACGGCGATATTATTGATATTTATCCCGCAGATTCCGAACGTGAAGCTGTGCGCGTGGAATTGTTTGACGACGAAGTAGAAAATCTCAGTTATTTTGACCCGCTGACAGGGGAAATGCTAAGACGTGTCCCGCGAATAACGGTTTATCCCAAAACCCATTACGTTACGCCACGAGAAAAACTCCTATCTACACTTGACCAAATTAAAATAGAATTAAAAGAACGATTATCCCAATTAGAAAAAGCCAATAAATTAGTGGAGCGTCAGCGTTTAGAACAACGAACTAAATTTGATATGGAAATGATTTTAGAGTTGGGTTATTGCAGCGGCATTGAAAATTATTCTCGTTATTTGTCTGGTCGAAACGAAGGGGAACCGCCGCCCACTTTAATCGATTATTTACCTAAAGATGCTTTGTTGATTATCGATGAGTCGCACGTGACCATTCCGCAACTCGGCGGCATGTATCGCGGTGACCGAGCGCGTAAAGAAACCTTAGTGGAATACGGGTTTCGCCTCCCTTCTGCATTGGACAATCGGCCGCTGCGTTTTGATGAGTTTGAAAAGCTAGCGCCGCAAACCATTTTTATCTCGGCAACGCCGGGACCTTATGAGGAAAAACAAAGCGATCAAGTTGTGGAGTTGTTAGTAAGACCCACGGGCCTAATTGATCCTGAAATTGAAGTCCGACCCGTTGCCACTCAGGTTGATGATTTGCTCTCGGAAATTAAAAAACGAGCGGCGCAGAATGAACGGGTTTTAGTAACGACATTGACCAAACGGATGGCGGAAGACCTTACTGAATATTTTACAGAGCATAACGTTCGTGTGCGTTACTTGCATTCGGATATTGATACCGTGGAACGGGTGGAAATTATTCGTGATTTACGCTTGGGCGTTTTTGATGTGCTTGTCGGGATTAATTTATTGCGGGAAGGGTTGGATATTCCGGAAGTTTCTTTAGTGGCTATTTTAGATGCCGACAAAGAAGGGTTTTTGCGGTCCGAACGCTCGCTGATTCAAACAATGGGGCGAGCGGCCCGAAATGTGCACGGTAAAGCTATTTTATATGCGGACCGGATTACGGATTCCATGAAACGAGCGATGGAAGAAGCCGAAAGAAGACGAATAGCGCAAAGCGCATATAATGAAAAGCACCATATTACGCCAAAAAGTATCCAAAAAGCCGTCACCGAAATTATCGAAGGCGCTCGTACTTATACCGAAAGAGGCCGTTTCGTTAATCAAGCGCAATTGATAGCTGAAGAAGAAGCGAAATATATTGCCATGACGCCGAAACAATTGGCAAAAGAGTTGCGTAAATTGGAAGAGCAAATGTATCATCACGCACGAAACTTGGAATTTGAAGAGGCGGCTGCCGTTCGCGATAAAATCCAGCATATACGAAAGGGGCTTTTGGAAGTTAAAGAATGA